CCGGCGAGACAGCTTCCGCATCCGTACTGCCTTCGCCAAGGCGCTGCAGGGAACGCCCCAGACGATCGAGTGCTCGATTCGGCATAAGGCCGGTCATGAGCTTGTGCTGAGTACGACGATTGTACCGATGAAGGCGGACGGCATGATTATCGACATCTATACGATTTCGAAGGATATTACGGACCAGAAGCGTGCCGAGAAGAAGCTGCTGCAGGCGAAGCTGGAGGCTGAGCAGGCAGCTCGGGTGAAGAGTGAATTTCTTGCTATTATGACACATGAGATTCGAACGCCGCTCAACGGTGTGATCGGGATGAGTGAGCTGCTGCTGGAGACGCCGCTGTCGGAGGAGCAGGAGGAATACGCTAAGATTATCGTCAAGAGCAGCAAGGGGCTATTGACCGTCATACACGAGGTGCTCGACTTCTCCAAGATGGAATCCGGCAAGCTTGTTCTGAACCGAGAGGTGTTCAGTCTGCATGCCGCACTGGAGGAGACGCTGCAGCTTCTATGTCCGCAATGTCAGCGACGGAGGCTAGACGTACGCTTGGCTATTGACGAGCGGGTGCCTGAGCTGCTGCTCGGCGATGAAGGCCGCTTGAGGCAGGTGCTCCTGAACGTCATCGGCAATGCGGTAAAGTTTACGGAGGAGGGCATGATCGACATCAAGGTTCGGCATCATGTCCGCGAGGGAGATCGGCTGCAGCTCGAGTTCGTCGTTCAAGATACGGGCGTAGGTATTCCGGAGTCCTACGTTCCACATCTGTTTCAGCCGTTCTACCAGCTGGAATCGTCTGCACGCAAGTATGGAGGCACGGGCCTCGGTCTTGCGATCTGCAAGCGGCTTGTGGAGCTGATGGGCGGCACGATCAGCGTGGAATCGAAGCAAGGTGCGGGCACTCGTCTGACGTTTACCATAATGGCTGACGTTTATGAGGATCAGCGTGTCGCGGCACAATAATAGGGAACAAGCAAGTCACACGAGTAAGGAGCGGAGCTGCTGCAGTGGATACGATCACACACACACTATTCGGACTTACGCTATACGGAGCTGTGAATAAGGAAGGGATGACGCGGAGGGAGAAGCAGGCGCTGCTGTTCACGAGTCTTGCTGGGTCGCAGATCCCAGATATCGACGTCATCTCCTCTTGGTGGGACACGGCCGGCCGTTACCAGATGTGGCATCGCGGGTTGACGCATTCCGTGCTGCTCGTGCCCGTATGGGCGGGGGTACTGGCACTGCTTGCCCGGGCGATATGGAGAACACGAGGCTGGCTCTTGTTCCTCGTTGGGCTTGTCGCGGTGTTCATTCATAATACGAGCGACCTGTTCAACGCTTGGGGGACCGGCTACTTCGAGCCGGTATCGACGATGCGCATTACGTTCGGTACGATCCCGATCGTCGACCTGACGTTCTGGGCGATCATGCTGGCAGGCTGGCTGTTCGCTCTCATACGGGCGCGCAGAGGCAGTCCCAAGCCGACCTATCCGGTATACCGATTCGTCTGGGGGCTGCTGGTGCTGCACGTGGCCATCCAGTCCGCTCAAGGCTATATGCTGTATGAGCAAGCAGCTCCGCGCTATGAGCAGGTGGCACTGGCGGCCGATTTCGTTCCGGGTGTATTCACGGTGATCGGCAAATCCGGCACGACAGTCGAGCTGTCGAAGGGGACGCTGTGGAGCGGCTTGAAGCTTGAGCAGCAGCTGATCTCGGCAGAGGAGGCGGACCTGGAGCAGCTGTTCACCGCTAATCCGAAGGCACGCACACTGTACGAATGGTCGCCGTTTGTCGTCGTAGTCGATGACGGGAAGCAGCTAGGGATATACGACCCGAGGTTTTACCGCAACGGTCAGTCATTCTTGTTCGAGTTCATGGAGAAGAAGGGCTTGTAGAGTTAAGTTTGATAGAAAATGACCCGAGGCAACTCGCTTCTTTGCTGGAAGCGACCTGTCTCGGGTTTTTCATTTCTCATGTGGAGGCCGATTAAGGTGTATAGAACTTCTGCGTGTAATAAATGTGCATGTCGCCGCCGAAGGCGACGCCGACACCGAGTCGCTCGATCGAGCTGAGCAGATTCTTGCGGTGACCTGCCGAGTTCATCCAGCCGTGATGGGCATAGATCGCGCTCGTCTGACCGGCGGCGATGTTCTCCGCGGCAGCCCGGAACTGGATGCCGTCACGCTCCATTCGCTCGAACGGATCGAGTCCGCTCGGATTCGTATGATCGAAGAAGTCGCGGGCGGCCATGTCCTGGCTATGCTTGCGCGCGGTGACAGAAGCCTCGTCCGACCAGACGAACGGACTGTAGCCGAGCTTCGCACGAGCCGCATTCGCGAGGTCCAGCGTCTGCCGCTCGTAGGCCGTAATGAGCGCGGCGCTGGACTTCGGATAGAAGGCGGCGAGCGCCGTCTCGGTCTGGGCGCCGATCACCTGTACGCCAGTCACCACGTCGCTGCGGTGCACATCATAGAAGAACGTCACGTAGCTGCCGTCGATGCTGTAGGTGCCGTATTCGCCGTCCCCGTAGTTCATGAGGAAGCGGGTGTTGCCTTTCAGAATATGAGCAAGAGGATTGCTGTACAGCTTGAGTACCGTACTCTTCGCCGCGCCGTCCTGAATACCCCGGTCGGTATGCCAGTTGTCCGATTGCGAATAGAGCGCGACCACCTTACCTTCGCTGATGCCGATCTGTGCGTAGTTCGCGTAATCGTGGTTATACACGTACCAGAGGAAGCCGTACTCGGACACGTCCTTGCGGCCCGGCTGACCGAGTAGGGCAAGCACGTGCTCCTCGGCATCTCCGATTGCGATGCCTCGTACAGAGACAGCCGCCTTCGTGCGGGACTGGGCTGTGCCATCACCGACCGCAGGCTTCTCATTCGCCTTGGTCGAGGACGGAGCGGGCGCCGCAGTGAGCTGACTCACCTTCGATCTCATATTCATGAGGAACTGCACAGCTTCAGCTCGTGACAGCGGGTCGGCAGACCGATAGCCGTCGACGGTGGCCGCCGTCTTGCCGTTCGACAGTCCAGTATCGAGCAAATATTGCACCGAGCCCGTCAGATCAAGCGTGCCACGCTGTGTCGAGGCGATGAGCCGTGCGACGTGACCTCGGTTATATGAGGTGCGAGTGGTGCTGTTCAGCATCGTCCAGTTGCGCTTCGCGGCCAGCTCATAGTACGGCTCGTACCATTGTTGTCCGGAAGCAGCGACCCGCAGCTCGGAGGACGGATAGGCGCGAAGCAGCATCGCGATGAATTCCGGCTCCGATACGGTCGCATCCGGCTTGAAGGTGCCGTCCTCGTAGCCGTTGACGATCTTGCTCGTAACCGCCCAATCGATCGCCTTGGACGCCCAGTGGCGGGACGTATCCTTGAAGCTCGCCGCAGCTGTAGCCTGCGGAGGCGGTGAGGCTGAGGTCAGTAGGGCAGCAGTAAGTAGTGCAGACCAGCTATATTTCGTCCATCGCGTCCAATTCAAGCGAACGACCTCCTTTGTGATGCTACATATTTCGACAGCAATGCTCGGAATCAGTGGGTGAATCGGCTTACAGGCGGCATGCATACCGCTCTATGTATCATCATAATCGCTGGGCGCGTCAGGTTCAATTCTCAATGTGGAAAATGAACTTTTGGATTACGTATGCAGAGATCGCGAGAATAGCTGAACTGTTCAATTCAGGTCGTATTACTATCTTGAATATAAGATCACAGATCGGCTCCAACTTGGCGGAAGTACGGATGCTCTGCGGCTTTAAGTTGGCACGGAGATATGATGTTTTCGAATATGAACTATAGAAGATTTTTTCATGACTCTATCATTTCAGATTGTGTTCAGTGTGTTCAGTCTTATCTTGCTTTTTTACTAAATATTTACAAATGTAAAAGAGGTTTAGTTAAGTATTTGTTAATTCGCTCCAGTTACTCAATTATCTAATAGCTGGCGGTGGCGTAGGCGCTATTCAGGCATATATTATTAGTGTAGGAAAAAAAGAAGCTGCCAGAATCTTTACTGCAACAGTAACAAGTAAGTTAATTGCATGGGCTGCTCCTAAATTGGCTATTTTTGTAGGGACAGCGGTGACATTCGCTATGGATTATCTTGATATCGGTGCGAAAATTGCTGAGTATCTTGATTCTAGAGACTCTAATCCTAATAACGGATGGATTAATTTCTAAAAAAACGGATTGGATTGATACCAGTTGAGAAATTTTTTAAAGTATACAACATTCGTAATTTGGTTGTTCTTAGTTATTTACTTTGGTAATATGCTGGGAGTTCCTAAAAACTTGTATTATTACATCATATCTTTTTCTATATCTATTGCTGGAATTCTATTCATTTATAATTGGTTTGACCGAAAAGATCGTAAACGATAGAATGCAAGAAAGAGCCTTCAATCCCACAATTGTTACTATGGTTGAAGGCTCTTTTTTGTTAAAGTACTCTGGTACTGACGTAACTCTTTCGCTTAAGCAAGTAAACAAAACAGCGGCGAACTAATATGCTATAACTACGAATTGGGAATTAAAGAAGTATCCCCTTATAATGAATGAGGGGGCTTCTTTTGTTTAACAAATAATTAAACTGGGGTGATTGAAATGCCAATGGAAGCGGAGGTGTCCATATATCTTATCCTTGGCTTTAGCGCTGTAATAATTACTGTTCTAGCTTTCGTCGTTGGCTGGTGGATAAGATATAAGAATCAGGCTTATGGCTGGTTAACTCTCCACCTTCTTTTATTTATCGCTAGTGTAAGTCGGTGGCTAAAAGCGATCCAAGTGAGGCCTGATGAACCGATGGCTTCAGAGTTAAACTCAATAGTAATTGCTCAAGCCGGTGGATTATGGGCGCTGAGTATGCTGTTTTTTATGTTTGGACTGTATAAACTAAAAAACACAACAAAAAATTGAAATTACAAGTTGTTACACCAGTGTATAGATATAACCGTGGTGGACTCAGTGTGGTGGGCTCCCGTTTTCAGATGCTGATCTGTACTTTGACGATGCTGCCATGCGAGCATTATGTAGCGGGTGAACACAATGGTTGTATGGCTGACAAGTAAGTCATAAGAGCGTCCTTGTAACTCTTTTTGCAGGCGCAGCAAGAATTTGGTGCACGTGGAGAGAATGGCAAGCCATTCGTTCTTCTTGGAACGATGATGAACAAACACGACCATGACCGGAAGGTTCGGAACGAGGTGGGTTCGGATACAACGAAGGATGGTGTGATGATCTCCTTCTACCTGTGGTGCTACGGCATACAGCGCCTTAAGGTCTAGTCGCTCTCCATCCACAAGATACCGCTTGTTGTCGGTTTTCACCATAACTCTTTCGCTTAAGCAAGTAAACAAAAACAGCGGCAATCTAAGAACGTGCTCTCACGTCTTAGTTCGCCGCTGTCTTCATTTGTAATCCCCTACTTCCGGTCCGTATCGCATGCTTCGCGCGTCTCGCGGGATACCGTTTCGTCGGCGAGCTTGTCCCCGAATTGCTCCAGACGCGAAGGGCTCGATGCTGGGCCGTTGTTCTTTGGCTTGCTGTTTCGTCCTGACATGGCGTATCACCTCCGAATCGTAGCTTGTCTTGTTGCGGCCTGTTTTATGTTTCGGCTAAAAGAGGGGAAAGCTGGGCATAAGTAAGACAGACACGCTACACACATCAGGCTGGAAAGGATGAATGCACATGAGCAAGCACCTTCAAGCGTACTTTCATACGGAGAATGAGGCGGAGGACGTCCGCATCCTGCTCCAGACCTATGCCGTCGAGCAGATCGAAGTCGGACAGCTGCAGTCGACGAGCGGGGACGATGCGAACTTCATGCCGTATTCGCCATCGCTTGGCTCGGCTAACGTCGCGGTCGGCGTACCTGCATTAGGCGCAGGGAACAATACGAATGGAGCGCCGGGATTTATGCCCGTCTTTTTTAACCTGGATGACGAGGTAGGCGAGGACGGCGGAGGCTTCCGCGGCTTCAGCTACGTGCTCAGCGCACTTGTCGAGGACCGTGACTTCGAGAAGGTCGTAGACGTCGTTCATTCCAATGGCGGGCGAGTGCTGAAGCTGGAGGAGTAGGGTAGTAGCATCTCGTTATTGCAAAAAAAGAGCCTTGTCCTGTCATCCGCAGCCCCCCCAATTGGGAGTGCCGTTGACGATGGACAAGGCTCTTCAGCGTAAGCTTGAAGCGTCCAGGCGAACGTAGCGCTAGCGCTACGAGCTGCGCCGACGGGACAGATGAATGAACGTGACGGCCAGCGCCAGCACGAGCACCGATCCCTTGACGATGTCGAAGGCATAATACGGCATGTTGAGCATCGTGAGGCCGTTCAGCAGCACCCCGATCAGCACCGCGCCGAAGAACGTGCCGATCACATTCGGCTTGCCCGCGCCAAGCACGGAGTAGCCGACGAAGACCGCTGCGACGGCTTCCATCAAGAGCGGTGCGCCCGCATCGATCTGGCCGGAGCCGACGCGCGCGGCGAACAGAATACCGCCGACCGCTGCGAAGATGCCGGACAAGATGTACGCGAACGTACGGATGCGGTTCACCGAGATGCCCGACAGACGGGCCGCCTCACGGTTGCCGCCAGTCACGTACATTTGCCGTCCCCAGCGGGTGTAGGTCAAGAAGATGTGTACCGCAATGACTGCCACAATCATCAGAATGACCGGCACCGGCATGCCGAGCAGCTTGCCTTGACCGATCCACAGGAACGAAGGATCGAACTTGCCCGGAGCCTTCGTCCCGTCCGTCATCTGCATGTTGTTGTAGATCGAGAAGCCCTTCGTATACGTCTTGTGGACGCCGCCGATGATGTACATGATCGCGAGCGTGGCGAGCAGGTCAGGGATACGCACCTTCACGATCAGGAGCGCATTCAGTAGACCGATCACGATACCGATCAAGAGCGGTACGGTCAGCACGACGACGAGCGGCAGCTCATACCAGACCATTAGCGTAGCAACGACGACAGTCGTCAGAGAGACGGTGGCGCCGACTGATAAGTCGAAGCCGTCTACAATTTGCGAGAACGTCACGCCGATCGCGACGAACGTCACGATGGAGATGGAGCGCAGAATGTCCGCCATGTTGTCATAGGACAAGAAGTGTTCGTTGACGGCCGAGAACCCTGCGATGACGAGGGCGATGACCGCCAGCGCTCCGTATTTATAAGTGAAGTCTAGCCACTTTTCTTTCATTCCGATTTGGCCTCCCCGCTGCTAGCGTAGTACAATACGTTCTCCTGTGTCGCTTCCTCTCTCGTCAGCTCCTTCACGATGCGCCCGTAGCTCATGACGAGTATGCGGTCCGCGATGCCGAGAATTTCGGCGATTTCACATGAGAAATAGACGATCCCCTTGCCTTCCTGCGCCAGCTTGCCGATTAAGCGGAAAATGTCGCTCTTCGCTCCCACATCGACGCCCTTCGTAGGCTCGTCGAACAGGTAGACGTCAGCGCCCGTCGGCAGCCACTTCCCGACGGCGACCTTCTGCTGGTTGCCGCCGCTCAAATATTGGACTCGCCGCTCCTTGATCGGCGGCTGAATGCCCAGCTCGCCGATGCGGGCATCGGCGTTCGCTTCCTCGAGGCCGCGCCGGACGAAGCCGAGGCGGCCGAGTTGCTTCAAGATCGGCAGGGCGAGATTCGCCATGACCGGCAGCTCGACGAGGACGCCCTGCTTGCGGCGCTCCTCCGGGATCAGTGCGAGCCCGGCGCGCACCGCGTCCGCGGGCTCGGTCAGCCGCAGCGGGCGGCCGCGCAGCACGAGCTCGCCCGCATCCAGCTTGTCCGCGCCGAACAGGAGGCGGGACAGCTCGGTCTTGCCGGCGCCGACGAGACCGACGACGCCGACGATCTCGCCCTCGCGTACGGTCAGGCTGACGTCGCGCACCTTCGTGCCGAAGCGCAAGGCTCGCGCTTCGAGCAGCGTCTCCCCGATGGCCGTCTTCACCTTCGGGAACTCCTCCTCGAACGGCTTGCCGAGCATTTCTTCAATAACAGCACGGGTGCTCGTCTCCGAGGACGCCTTCGTGGAGATGCGCCTGCCGTCTCGCATGACGGTGACGCGGTCGCTGATGCGGAACACCTCGTCAAGGCGATGCGAGATGAAGATGCAGCCGACGCCTTCTTGCTTGAGGCGCTGCATCAGTCCGAACAGTCGATCCGCCTCCTCGCTGCTGAGCGGCGCTGTCGGCTCATCGAAGATGATGAACTTCGCTGATTGCGCCAGTGCCCGGCCGATCAATACGAGCTGCTTCTCGGCAATCGTCAGCTCGCCCGCCTGCTTGCGCACGTCCAGCTCCGGCATGCCGAGCTCTGCGAGCAAGCGCTTCGCCTCACGCTCGAGGCCGCCCCGGTCAATCCACAGCGCACCCGACGTCAGCCGGTCGAGCATCATGTTCTCGGCTACCGTCAGCTGAGGGACTAGCGCAGTGTCGACCTCCTGGTAGACGCAGGTGATCCCTTGATGGATCGCATCGAGCGGCCGGCGCACATGGAGCGGCTGTCCATCAATGCTCACAGTTCCTGAATCGGCGATATAGGCGCCGGACAATACTTTCATCAACGTGCTCTTGCCTGCGCCGTTCGCGCCGAGCAACGCATGAATTTCGCCGCCGCGCACCTCGAAGTCGACCTGCTGCAGCGCCTTAACACCCGGGAACGACTTCGTTATGCTTGACATGGCGAGTAGATGGGGGGACTTGGCCATCGCTTAGGCTCACGCTCCTTCGAATGGGAAAATCCCACCGTGCCTCAATTCGAAGGCCGATGGGATTATCGATATGCAACCTGTATGCTTACTTCTGCTCCGCTTTCTTCATCCACTCCGTATAGCCTTGCTCGCTGCCGCCCCAGCCCTTCACGTGCTGGCTAAGCTGCGCTGTGGAGATCTGCTCCTTCGGAAGCTGATCGCGGGATACGAATACTGGCTCCAGTACGACCTTGTCCGGCGTCTGGTCGCCGTGCAGCTTCTGGTACAGGTAGCGAACTTGAATACGTCCGATATCCTTCGGATCAACAGCAGCGGAAGCAACCCAAGGGCTGTTCGGATCTTGGATCATCTGCAGATCCTCATCGCTCATGTCGATGCCGTATACTTTAATCTCCGTACGTCCTGCTTGCTGAATCGCGCGGGCTGCACCCTTGGCGAACTCATCCCAGGATGCCCACACTGCTGCGATGTCGCCCTTGTTCGGGTATTTCTTCAGGATCGCTTCCATCTGTGCTTGTGTGTCAAGTGCTGTATTCTGAGTCGCTGCACCGAATGCCGCAACTTCCTTAATGTCTGGATATTTCGCCTGGAAAGCCTGGTAAGCGACTTGACGACGCTCCATCGGAGCGAAGCCAGCTACCCAGATCTTCACGATGTTACCCTTGCCGCCGATATCCTTGCTCAGCTGCTCGAGCGTCTGCTCAGCCATCTTCGCATCGCCTTGCTCCAGTACCGTTACGCCTGGAACCTTCAGGTCTGCGTCGAACGCTACGACCGGAATGTTCTTCTCCAGCGCACGCTTCACGCCGTTCTCGAGCGCTTCCGCTGTGCCGTGGTCGATCAGAATACCGTCTACCTTCTGGTTGATGGCAGCATCCAGATTGGAGGCCATCTTGGCAAGGTCGCCGTCAGCAGGGCTTACGGTAACAGTGCCGCCGAGCTTCGTAACCTGCTCCTTCACACCTTCAATATATTGCGCGGAGAACGTGCCCAGGTTGATTTGCATAATGAGAGCAATTTTTTTGCCGGCGAGCGGGTTCACGCTCGAAGCGGCGGAGCCGTTGTCCGCAGGCTTGGCAGCCTCCGGTGGCTTGCTTCCGCAAGCGGCCAATGAGATCGACAGGATGAATACGAGAACCAATAGGAACGGTTTGTTGAGCAGCTTCATAGTACGTCATTCTCTCCATTCTACTAATATGTATAATTCCAATGGAATTACTAGGTGATTAAACTTTATCATAAGCGGCAACCAAGGGTCAATATAGGAATAAGGCTATAATCAACTATAAATTCATGAAATTCGACATAAATATACACGATTCCTCCTTAATTTGCACAAATCTAGCGATACAACACCCTATAGTACCATAGAAGTTAGTCGCCGAACAGCACAAAAAAGAGCGCGCCGTACCAATGTCGGGCGTGCTCTTTTTACAAAAACCTACATACTATGTGTTCAAGCTAGCTAGCAAGTAAAAACGCGGCTGCAGCAACAGCGACCGCTGCCGAATAGGCAATCTCCAGCCATTGCTTCTTCGGACGCTGGGACAAGCTGAACATCATATAGACCGAACGGACAATAATAATGATAAGGGCAATCTGGAATAACGATTCAGGCATACGCATGACCTCCTTAGGAATCACATCGGGTACTACCTAACTTATGCGCTCGCAGGCGAGTCATGACGGAATCGTGCGTTAATATTCACAGCTCTGTAGGAAAATCAAGACAAAAACTGCAACATCTCCACGCCTCTGTTCGTTCAAAGGAATAAGCGTCGTCGTTACGCTGTATACCGAATTTAGAAAGGATGATCAATGATGAAGCAATGTAAATGGACGAAGCTGGCGGTAGTAACCAGCTTGATCATGAGTATAGCGGCCGCTCCGGCTGCAGCGTTCGAGGATCTGGAGGCTGGTCAGCGCGAGTCGGTGCTGTCACTGAAGGAGCGAGGCATCGTGAATGGTGTGGACAGCAAGCACTTTGCACCGCGCAGCAAGACGAGCTACGCCGAGGCGGTACATTTGCTCGTGAAGGCGTTCGACCTGAACATTGACCATATGAAGTTTATTAAGAAACCGGAGGCTTCCGACTACTTCACGCAAGTGCCGAACGATGCGTGGTATTCGGAGTCGTTCGTCATCGCGCATCTGAACGGCATACCGCTTCCCAAGGATATCAGTCCAGATGGAATCGTCACTCGTGAGCGATTTGCCGATATGATCATTCATGCGATCGATACGAAGGGAACGTTTCCTGTGATCAAAATGCTGATCATCTTCGAGGACGAGGCGGACATCGACCCGGCGCTCAGCTACAGCGTCCAGCGGCTCGTGTTGCACGGCATTGTGAAGCAGCAGGAGGATCGCAGGTTTAATCCTAAGAGCGAGCTGACTCGCGGCGAGGCTGCCGTATGGGTGTATCAAGCGGTTCAATTCGTGAACTCGCATACGAAGCCGCAGCAGCAGGAGAAGGTAACCGTTAAGGTGGAGAAGGTCAACGCGGATGTGAACAAGGTGATTTTGTCCCGCGGGGAGAAGCCAACGGCTGGTTATGCGATTCGAATTACGGGTATTCTCTTTGAGGAGGATGGACGTGCGATCATTACGTATAAGGTGACGGACCCTGCTCCTGATAGTATGAACGCGATGGTGATCACCGAGCCAACGGCTGAGACTTATGTAGCCAGCGGCTACGAGATTACAGCACAGCTTGATCGGGAATAGGTTATGAGTAGATAGGAGGTTATCGAGATGGAGCAATCGTACTTGATTCTGGAGGACAGGAAGCTTGCGTATTGTGTGCATGGAGAAGGGCTGCCGCTGGTGCTGCTGCACGGCTTTTGCGGAAGCGGCGCTTATTGGGATGACGTCGTGTCGCGACTTGCTGAGAGCTACAAGGTAATCGTGCCTGATCTGCGCGGCCACGGAGCGTCCGATACGCCAAGCGGTCCCTACACGATGGAGGAGCTCGCCGCAGACATTGCGGAGCTCATCAAACGCCTTGACCTGGGGCGTGCGGTTGTGCTCGGACATTCGCTCGGCGGGTACGTGACGCTCGCGCTTGCGGAGCAGCATGCGGAGCTGCTGAGCGGCTTCGGCCTTATTCATTCGACGGCGTATCCAGACGATGAGCAAGGGAAGCTGAATCGGATGAAGGCGAAGCAGACAATTGAAGAGAAGGGGATAGGTGCATTCGCAGAAGGGCTCGTGCCGAAGCTGTTCGCACCTGGCCATCTCGAGACGATGCGAGCAGCAGTCGATAAGGCAATGACGATCGCCCGTGGAACAAGCGCGGACGGTGCCGCCAGCACCATCGTCGCGATGAAGGAACGCCCTGATCGGCGTGCCGTGCTGCAGAACACCGAACTTCCGGTGCTGCTCGTAGCCGGAGCCTTGGATCAGATTATACCGAAGGAGAAGACGTTCACAGCATCGGGAGACCATGTGGTGCACCGATTGATCGACAGCGCTGGACATATGAGCATGATGGAGGCTCCCGAGGAGCTGACTCGTATTGTGCTCGAATTTATGAGCAGTAAGCTGGAGCAGAAGCAGGAACAGGTCTAAGCGGTCAACACGTTCCTTAGGATGGACATTTAAGAAGGTGATGAGCCTCAGGAGGTGCAGGCGATGCCCTTGGACAAGCGGCTGCAGGACATTGCGGACAACCATGCGATCGTATGCTACGATGGGGTGTGCGGCTTTTGTCAGAGAGTTGTACAGTTCTTGCTCCCGCGAGATCGGCATGGAGCATTCTATTATACCGCACTGCAATCGCCAACCGGTCAAGCATTATTGAAGGAGCACGGCTTGGACCCGAGTTCATTGAGCACCTTCGTCCTCATTGATGCAGGACGTGCATACGTCCGTTCAACAGCAGGGCTGCGTGTCTTGCTTAGACTCGGCGGCTGGTGGCGGCTGCTATATGCGGCAATTATCGTGCCCGTACCGATCCGTGATGCGGTGTACTCGCTTATTGCGCGTAATCGGTACCGTTTTTTCGGAAAGACGGACGCATGTATGCTCCCTGTACCTGAGGCTAGAGGCAGATTTCTCGATCGACTGTAGAACTCTCTTCATGTGAATCGAATAAAGACTATACCAAGGGACAAGGACATGTCCGGGCAATCGCTCGGATCATGTCCTTGTTTGGCGTCGAAGTCGTCTGAGCAGGACGATACCTAATCCTGCCGCAGTGACGAGTAGTCCATTGGTGAAGTGGTTCATCACCAAGAGGAGCGGGACGCTGAGCGCTGCTGTCAGCAGCATGTGGATGGTCCGAATCAGCCTCTGAACTGATACAGCTCGCAGCTCGGCGGGCAGCGGATAGATGTACGACCAGTCGGAGTGCAGGTACGCCTTAGGCAGCTCCTGAAGCTGTACGCCGACCAGCCATACGAATAGGAGATACAGAGCAGACGGCACCCAGTCGCCTGACGAAGAGAGCAACAGCCCGGCTCCAATCGACCACAGTCTGATCGTGATGCCGAACAGCTCCGAGCGAAGCCACACGCGCACATACAAGTAGCGGTACGTATCTGTGGAACGGAATCGAAGGCCCGCGAGCACAGCTAGCAGTCGTCGAGGGAATCGTCTGTTTCGTGGACGGCTCTGGACATGACCGACATCTACGAATTGATTCAATAGTCTGAAGATGAAGGACCGATGCGCTAGCTCCGTGTCTGCCAGTCGGTTCCAGTTCATGCTTGCTCGCGCAGTACTTCTAATTACGAATAAATATGCGAAGCCTACAGCCGCTACCAGCAGGCTCCCCAAGCCCGGCTTCAGGACGAGCAGGCCGTACACGCCGCCGAGTGCCGCCGCCCAGCGTGCTGCACGCCACATGACAAGCTCGTATATGTCGCTATATTGCAGCTCCGCCCACTTCGCCTGCAGCAGCAATCGCTTCATGGCGATGAGCACGAGCAGCACGTGCCAGAAGCCGGGCTTCGCTCCTTCGATCTGTATGTACGCTGGCCATACTGCCAGCCACAGGAGCAGCAGCAGTGCGCTTTGAGCCAGGAAGGCCCGATGTACGGCATGCTTCATGTAAGTGGCCTTGAGCTCATTTTCCAACGGGATCAGGAAGACAAGGTCAGCAGCTCGAACGTATGTACGAATCGGAGTGATTGCCATAACAGGAACGAGAATCGCGGTAATCAGCTCA
Above is a genomic segment from Paenibacillus sp. YYML68 containing:
- a CDS encoding ABC transporter permease, yielding MSRSSMSRSHQPDSPAVEPLTLWRRRSTAFSQEIRPYLVYALQSLSLIIVVAFLGLMYTYDRILPEAPPGFPFAELITAILVPVMAITPIRTYVRAADLVFLIPLENELKATYMKHAVHRAFLAQSALLLLLWLAVWPAYIQIEGAKPGFWHVLLVLIAMKRLLLQAKWAELQYSDIYELVMWRAARWAAALGGVYGLLVLKPGLGSLLVAAVGFAYLFVIRSTARASMNWNRLADTELAHRSFIFRLLNQFVDVGHVQSRPRNRRFPRRLLAVLAGLRFRSTDTYRYLYVRVWLRSELFGITIRLWSIGAGLLLSSSGDWVPSALYLLFVWLVGVQLQELPKAYLHSDWSYIYPLPAELRAVSVQRLIRTIHMLLTAALSVPLLLVMNHFTNGLLVTAAGLGIVLLRRLRRQTRT